In the Clostridium beijerinckii genome, one interval contains:
- a CDS encoding helix-turn-helix domain-containing protein, with product MGLKENIKNRRLELNLTLEDVSKRLSISKPTLQRYESGVISNIPSDKIEKLAAILETTPSILMGWDENKIKTSLQLSEELECLLKKYNSLDNLGKHTVNTVLEMEFNRCSQLNNQDKSF from the coding sequence ATGGGTTTGAAAGAAAATATCAAGAATAGACGATTAGAATTGAATCTCACATTAGAAGATGTTTCTAAAAGATTATCTATTAGTAAGCCAACACTTCAAAGATATGAAAGTGGTGTAATCTCTAATATACCTTCTGACAAAATCGAAAAACTTGCAGCAATATTAGAAACAACTCCATCTATTTTAATGGGATGGGATGAAAACAAAATAAAAACATCTTTACAACTATCAGAAGAATTAGAATGTTTATTAAAAAAATATAATTCTTTAGATAATCTAGGCAAACATACGGTAAACACTGTATTAGAAATGGAATTTAATCGTTGCTCACAACTTAATAATCAGGATAAAAGCTTTTAA
- a CDS encoding DUF739 family protein gives MILINELKGKMRAKGYTQEKLARELGMSPKTLGNKLNKGIFGSNEIDKMIKLLDIKNPIEIFFYE, from the coding sequence ATGATATTAATTAATGAGTTAAAAGGAAAGATGAGAGCAAAGGGATATACTCAGGAAAAGCTGGCAAGGGAATTAGGAATGTCTCCAAAAACTTTAGGTAATAAACTTAATAAAGGTATATTTGGATCTAATGAAATCGATAAGATGATAAAACTATTAGATATAAAGAATCCAATAGAGATATTTTTTTATGAATAA
- a CDS encoding excisionase, whose amino-acid sequence MEELLKEILVELRKNSEKENAGDKLTYTLKECSYISGIGLNTLQEEISKQNSDFPFFKIGKKVMVDKKLFHQWLENISMVHQELRK is encoded by the coding sequence ATGGAGGAATTATTAAAAGAAATTTTAGTTGAATTAAGAAAAAATAGTGAAAAAGAGAATGCTGGAGATAAACTTACTTATACCCTTAAAGAGTGTTCTTATATATCAGGTATTGGTCTCAATACGTTACAAGAAGAGATTTCAAAGCAGAATTCAGATTTTCCATTCTTTAAAATAGGAAAGAAGGTGATGGTAGATAAAAAACTATTTCATCAATGGCTTGAAAATATTTCTATGGTTCACCAAGAATTAAGAAAATAG
- a CDS encoding phage replisome organizer N-terminal domain-containing protein: MADIKWIKLATNMHDDEKMKLIDSMPKRDTIHYVWIRILLLGGKLNANGKVFLSEGKPLTAKMLAVLFSRPLEDIKIALKVLSNFGMIEIASDKVIRIVNWDKHQNIEGMERVREQNRKRVENHREKKKEENNLVKSNKEETQEDEALEEFIDLEENQDLNENVELKKTNNLERKKDYAENYTIEENRDLGKNDILGNLETSEEDSTNTDINDKTNTDTNEAASDISAERANSNEDISNNIIGSDDNNCIVTKNISNVTRNKSNVTVTVQNKKEIENKKKKKEIDKNIESKKNNGFDINNKSSTCDEDVSQSSLFEQHNNTKSESVAEDDINLKAIELMQYHEKITGKPGSCEYVALRSAIDLYGEKWVKKAMDVGFQKNCPDINYAIGILKNWKRDGCSEDNVEVKKNGFRGTRKSNTADKNEFAGFKPKEPRKLTEAERKRIEANLI, from the coding sequence ATGGCAGATATTAAATGGATTAAATTAGCTACTAATATGCATGATGATGAAAAAATGAAGTTAATAGATTCAATGCCTAAGAGGGATACAATTCATTACGTGTGGATAAGAATACTCTTACTTGGTGGAAAACTTAATGCTAATGGAAAGGTTTTCTTATCAGAAGGAAAACCTCTTACTGCCAAAATGTTAGCTGTATTATTTTCTAGGCCTTTAGAGGATATTAAGATTGCATTAAAAGTATTATCTAACTTTGGCATGATTGAAATAGCTTCTGATAAAGTAATTAGAATTGTGAACTGGGATAAGCATCAGAACATAGAGGGAATGGAAAGGGTCCGTGAACAAAATAGAAAAAGAGTTGAGAATCATAGAGAAAAGAAAAAAGAAGAGAATAATTTAGTTAAAAGTAATAAGGAAGAAACTCAGGAAGATGAAGCCTTAGAAGAATTTATAGATTTAGAAGAAAATCAAGATTTGAATGAAAATGTAGAATTAAAAAAAACTAATAATTTAGAACGAAAGAAAGATTACGCTGAGAATTATACTATAGAAGAAAACAGAGATCTAGGTAAAAATGATATACTAGGAAATTTAGAAACTAGTGAAGAAGATTCTACAAATACTGATATTAATGATAAAACTAATACTGATACTAATGAAGCAGCTAGTGATATAAGTGCAGAAAGAGCTAATAGTAATGAAGATATCAGTAACAATATTATAGGAAGTGATGATAATAATTGTATTGTTACTAAAAATATCAGTAACGTTACACGAAATAAAAGTAACGTTACAGTAACGGTACAGAATAAGAAAGAGATAGAGAATAAGAAAAAGAAAAAAGAGATAGATAAAAACATAGAGAGTAAAAAGAATAATGGTTTTGATATAAATAATAAAAGTTCAACTTGTGATGAAGATGTAAGTCAGTCAAGTCTCTTTGAGCAACATAATAATACTAAAAGTGAATCTGTAGCAGAGGATGATATAAATCTTAAAGCAATTGAGCTTATGCAGTATCATGAAAAAATAACAGGAAAACCAGGTAGTTGTGAGTATGTTGCGCTTAGATCAGCTATTGATCTTTACGGAGAAAAGTGGGTTAAGAAGGCTATGGATGTTGGGTTTCAAAAAAATTGTCCAGACATAAATTATGCAATTGGAATATTAAAAAACTGGAAGAGAGATGGATGTTCAGAAGATAATGTGGAGGTGAAGAAAAATGGCTTTAGAGGCACTAGAAAGAGTAACACAGCAGATAAAAATGAATTTGCAGGATTCAAGCCAAAGGAACCACGAAAGCTTACAGAAGCTGAAAGAAAGAGGATTGAAGCAAACCTCATATAG
- a CDS encoding ATP-binding protein, producing the protein MQPLAVACECRKIEKLKSEWKYSGINVEQSKLTFSSFEIWNEASSKIKDTAAAYCTEFDEIRNNRRNSILLCGQVGSGKTHCSIAVALNFLKQRIKVVYMPYRDVITKIKQNMIDEEYYTRTISKYQLCEVLLIDDLFKGKVNETDVNIMFEIINYRYLNFLPIIVSSEFSIDRLLAFDEGVASRIYEMSKDYVVEIEKDIRNNYRLK; encoded by the coding sequence ATGCAACCTCTTGCTGTAGCTTGTGAATGCAGGAAAATAGAAAAGCTAAAAAGTGAATGGAAGTATTCAGGAATCAATGTTGAGCAAAGTAAACTTACTTTCTCTAGTTTTGAAATTTGGAATGAAGCGTCAAGCAAAATTAAGGATACTGCTGCAGCTTATTGTACTGAGTTTGATGAAATTAGAAACAATAGGCGCAATAGCATTTTATTATGCGGACAGGTTGGCAGCGGTAAAACGCACTGCAGCATTGCTGTTGCATTAAACTTTTTAAAACAAAGAATTAAAGTAGTGTACATGCCTTATCGTGATGTGATCACAAAGATAAAACAAAACATGATTGATGAAGAATATTATACTAGGACAATTTCAAAGTATCAATTATGCGAGGTCCTTTTGATTGATGACCTCTTTAAAGGAAAGGTCAATGAAACCGACGTGAATATTATGTTTGAAATCATTAATTATAGGTACCTTAATTTTCTGCCTATAATAGTCAGCAGCGAATTTTCTATTGATAGATTATTAGCATTTGATGAAGGGGTAGCTTCAAGAATATATGAAATGTCAAAAGATTATGTAGTAGAAATTGAGAAGGATATTAGGAATAATTATAGGCTTAAGTAA
- a CDS encoding AbrB/MazE/SpoVT family DNA-binding domain-containing protein → MKASGIVRNLDNLGRVVIPKEIRKVLGINEGDSIEITKVNNDIVLRKYSKGCIFCGSDKDISEFNNVLVCSGCRKILGQN, encoded by the coding sequence ATGAAAGCATCAGGGATAGTAAGAAATCTTGATAATTTAGGGAGAGTTGTAATACCAAAGGAAATAAGAAAGGTATTAGGAATTAATGAAGGGGATTCAATCGAAATAACTAAGGTTAATAATGATATAGTTTTGAGGAAATACAGTAAAGGATGCATCTTTTGTGGAAGTGATAAAGATATAAGTGAATTTAATAATGTGCTTGTTTGTAGTGGCTGCAGAAAGATTTTAGGACAGAATTAG
- a CDS encoding phage antirepressor Ant: MGGLLIFKNERFGEIRWVKINNKDYAVGIDIAKALGYKKPNDAISRHCRGSVKHGVGVVTGKRKDGTDAIQNVEMSVIPEGDIYRLVAKSELPGAEKFEAWIFDEVLPCIRKTGMYATDELLDNPDLLIAAATKLKEERKARLEAENKVKLLEPKGEFYDDVAGSKDSIEMGHVAKVLGIKRMGRNRLFSLLREKKVLDKNNIPYQQFVDMRYFRVLEQKYTVPNGETKINIKTMVFQKGIEFIRKKINEP; encoded by the coding sequence ATGGGAGGTTTACTAATTTTCAAGAATGAAAGATTTGGAGAAATAAGATGGGTAAAAATTAATAATAAAGATTATGCTGTTGGGATTGATATAGCAAAAGCTTTAGGATATAAAAAGCCTAATGATGCAATTTCAAGACACTGTAGAGGGTCCGTGAAACACGGAGTAGGGGTAGTAACGGGGAAAAGAAAAGATGGAACTGATGCTATCCAAAATGTAGAAATGAGTGTAATTCCTGAAGGAGATATATATCGCTTAGTCGCTAAATCTGAATTACCAGGTGCAGAGAAATTTGAAGCCTGGATTTTTGATGAGGTGTTACCTTGCATAAGGAAAACAGGGATGTATGCTACAGATGAATTATTAGATAATCCAGATTTACTTATTGCTGCAGCTACTAAGTTAAAAGAAGAGAGAAAAGCAAGGTTGGAAGCCGAAAATAAAGTAAAATTACTAGAACCTAAAGGGGAATTTTATGATGATGTTGCAGGCTCTAAAGATTCTATTGAAATGGGCCATGTTGCAAAGGTTCTTGGCATTAAAAGAATGGGAAGAAATAGACTATTTTCATTATTAAGAGAAAAGAAAGTCTTGGATAAAAATAATATTCCTTATCAGCAGTTTGTAGACATGAGGTATTTTCGAGTATTAGAGCAAAAATATACAGTACCAAATGGAGAGACTAAAATCAATATAAAAACAATGGTATTTCAAAAAGGAATAGAATTTATAAGGAAAAAGATTAATGAGCCATGA
- a CDS encoding DUF2922 domain-containing protein — translation MEYSLSMTFLTVAGEKSTLSVSGVKPTLTKDEVNALMDTVIAKNVFKTNSGDLVKKSGAQVTQRQVTKFDVA, via the coding sequence ATGGAATATTCTTTATCTATGACTTTTTTAACTGTAGCTGGTGAAAAAAGTACTTTAAGTGTTTCTGGTGTTAAACCTACTCTTACAAAAGATGAGGTTAACGCACTTATGGATACTGTAATTGCTAAGAATGTTTTCAAAACTAATTCTGGTGATTTAGTTAAGAAATCTGGTGCTCAAGTTACTCAACGACAAGTTACTAAATTTGATGTAGCTTAG